ACCTTTTTGGAGACCTTCCGTTGCCacgtgtataaaaatattatttatcgaAAAAGACTTCTACTTAGTTTTGAGATAAGGTTCAAAATGTCCAacctacaaaataaatacaaatacaatttttagTGTCGATTTTTTTCACAATTACCTCAATCAATCTCAGGCCTTTCTTTGCCAACACTGTTCGCTGATAAATGCTAATGGTATTTGACAAATGTTACGGTGTTACCGAATATAAGTTTTCTTTTTCTGACGTTATTAGGTAATATCGACACACAACGCACTGCTCCTTCGTCATAAATGTTACGCACAAATAAATCGTGACATCTGCCTAAGAACAAGGAAAATGTTAATAACGGTTATGTGGTATAAAAGAGACGACATTGAGAGTTATTTTTAGATCTGTCTATATTTTCCTACGCTATAATAATATAGGTTCATATATTACAATATTCTccaataatataagtattagggcaattctatttaaatttgttccccaattttatattatttccactcagaatcacgagctgtTTCTATCCTAATACGAGAAAATAGTATCCCCAAAAAatcatacattatttttgtctgttttgttACGGTCATAGAAGGTTGTATTGAAAACCGTAACCACGCGGACCAAATATTTTGAGGatactctttttagggttccgtagccaaatggcaaaaaacggaacccttatagattcgtcatgtccgtctgtctgaccgatttttttaaaaataaaaaagctctTTATTTGGAATAGATATATGTCACATATTTCtttgtattttctatttttaatttttggatatatatatatattttatattttatctctgacacttagagacttatacatctctaatgaATTTTAGTATtggttggtttaatttttttatcatttttttttgtgtaatttgacatttagagacagtatacatctctaatgaagtatatattatttcatcgattccagatttgtaatttttttttgtaatttttattgtttgtaaaaatggacatgtaaaagtgcccctgtggcctatttgctgaataaatgtttgatattgatatgtaatataaaaattccCAATTCTAATCTATCATCAAATTTTTTTGGTACAACTTTGAATTGAAATGCCCCATTAATCGACGTCATTACTTCTGACACATTTTAAACGTCCTACATACGTCTCATCTCATTAACCCGTATCATAAAACCCATCCCACATTCAATACTGAATAATAATGAAGAACATGTAGTATAAAAGGGCTATAATTAAATCATTCAGCACAGTCTCGAACTACCCTTCCAACGAACATCAACCATGAAGATCCAGGTAGCAATCCTCTTGGTCATCGTATCTATTGTGGCAGCTGAAGATTCCGCACAAATATACTGCGGAAGACAACTATCGAGGACCTTGGCAGGGCTTTGTTACGAGAAATACTACAGTCAAGAAAAACGATCACCGCATCATGATTTTTATGACTATGGATCACAGTACATTTCACCTTGGCTGGCAGATTCCACGGCTCAGAGATTGAATGGTGTCAGAGGCAAGAAGTCAGTCGGAATTGTCACGGAGTGCTGCGATAAGCCGTGTACGGTGGAAGAGATGATGACTTACTGCTAGAATTGGCGATGGCTATGAGCAGATGGTAAAGAGTTATAAATAGAGTCTAAACTACTCCTGATATAGGAATTGCGAGAGGATTTTTTGAGGCATACATGTCCCAATTAGTGAGCATAATTATTGATGATTGTAACTATGGTATGGTGCATGTTGCTAGTAGAATCGTCGGCTGTTTAAGTTGGACAAAGTTCTCGCGTGAAGCAAAATTGACCAATGATCTGATATGATGGTCGTatttgtctacgtgacagcgtgacAAAGACATTGTTTGTCTCTTTTAATCACGTAGTGTTAAAAAAGGACACTTATTGTATTACGTAGATAAAGCCATCCACAATACACCAACTGGTCAAGTTCGCAGGGAACTGTTGGAAGAAAGCAGTGTTCGACTAGCGGCTGTGAAAATCATCGAGGCGGCCTTTGTCAACCAGCGTCCAGATGTCTCCGCCAACTGCCAAGATTTACGTCAAGTATACCGCGCCCGTACAATCGAACAAACAGCCCACCATAGAATGTTTTCACAGtgtcataaatgtcataataattttactttgtCAATGTAATGCTAATGACGTAGTAAATGTGAAAAAGTTACACAGTGGGTCAGGAATCAACTTGTTCGATCGTACATAAATAGTCACTATCAATTGTGCCAAGCCACTGGCtccttaatttattttaggCTCTTTTATAACTCTGATACTTACTGCTGCGAAATGAGAATACAAGACTACTGAATAAACGTAAAATTCTTACAACTAAACTTTCGTGTTATACAAAATGTAAAATACCCTACGACTTAGAGTCTGAccaagttagcagcgattttgatagcccaggcggGTACTTAAAACGGGGGTCGTtcaatgaaattatgatgtttacttaacacttaccgtctgtgctatcaaaatcgctgccaactaatCTTGGTGTGACTCTACTAgtgtttaaagaaaaatagtatTAATTCTCTGATAGATACGTTGCGATTTTCATAGTGAAAATaacgattttatttttgagtttttttatgttttccaaGCAAAGCTTGTCCTCCTAGATATAATTATACGTATAATGTATATACTACTAATTCACCgtcttttcttttgtttattgcctactaaatattattggaaTACTTAGTATAAAATAGAGCCTTGTATCGTATGAATTTCCTAAAAGGCTTTTTACGTCTAAGACCTAACCTAAAATCCATTGTTTCTTTTGTGTTATCGGTCGGCTCCCGTGTTGGGCGCGTGGCAAAGCAACATGTAGTTTAAAAAGCGGCTGTATTGTAGTggttttaaggttcaaatttatacctagagcctaaatggtcgcgcactgtgcggtttaagaggaatttcctcccacgGACGCTCCGgatgtggaatgagctccctgccgatgttttcccgagggtatacagtatggggttcttcaaaaaaggagtgtacaggttttttaaggttcggcaacgcgcatgtaacacctggagttgcaggcgtccataggctacggtgactgcttaccatcaggcgggctgtatgcttgtttgccaccgacgtggtattaaaaaaagtacatgtaacatgttttggtaatgtaggacgatcaACCACCTCAATGTAGGTGTGCGCTCATATTACATAAATTTACCTTACCACTCTCGATGCAGTTGattctacatgacattattgacgtcatttttgcaggcgtacataggctacggagactgcttaccatcaggcgggctgtatgcttgtttgccaccgacgtagtataaaaataaaaaacatagttCTGTAAATTTGcactttattttcttttaataatttCGTTAGGTACACCATCAGAACGTTTTATGTTTGATTTGATACAAcatcattattaattaaatatattaattaaaatacgatTGACTAGATGCAGTGCGCTTGCTTAAGTTTAGTTAtgcatatacagggtgaccttagccattggacaaaccctgaaatcccacgtagggttacttctcgggaatgctctgacgttaatatttttttaattagaacaaaagataaaaaaataaattttccgaacaaaagttatttgcaataatcgacaacaaaaagaaacacagtttttggcagtgtttttgacaatttgttcgaaatatttgataataatgatatttttcaaaagtcagaagcttattagtgtcataaataaaaaagataatcaaaaaggttgaagaaggttccatactattctttgaggagcCTTTtataccttaggagctactaacacgtacaggctgctccaaagtaagaAATGTTAATTGGTTAATTTctaccgctacaccggctgttatgatcagggccggatttaggggagggcaaccggggcta
This portion of the Cydia pomonella isolate Wapato2018A chromosome 7, ilCydPomo1, whole genome shotgun sequence genome encodes:
- the LOC133520183 gene encoding insulin-related peptide 4; the protein is MKIQVAILLVIVSIVAAEDSAQIYCGRQLSRTLAGLCYEKYYSQEKRSPHHDFYDYGSQYISPWLADSTAQRLNGVRGKKSVGIVTECCDKPCTVEEMMTYC